Proteins encoded within one genomic window of Eurosta solidaginis isolate ZX-2024a chromosome 1, ASM4086904v1, whole genome shotgun sequence:
- the CkIIalpha gene encoding uncharacterized protein CkIIalpha isoform X2, producing the protein MPHYNLRSNNDEPADEQDNFYDSRSIEMESNNVNAQLQLMQNELQQLNIAYAQQANHRSNVQIVHVPKFNKVNPHIWFAQLERSFRLSNITDDIDMFDLVTINLDEDIILSIEDLVSAPPDKNRYVTRKLRLLDKYSESSECKLKRLLQGGAISGMKPSDILAYMKRLSPDPGCEPVIRTLFMNQMPLSIRPLLSVWQENDLTQLANIADKMLESADTNAVCAVSDLQQTTSDSVEALSRTASEGSRDRMQEVLENIRKLQADIKKLKEGTRGSRSPMRSPRRSGSTERVQGGKCYFHKKFGADARKCRPGCSNWNQPK; encoded by the coding sequence atgccgCATTACAATTTAAGATCAAACAACGACGAGCCAGCAGACGAGCAAGATAATTTTTATGATAGTCGCAGTATTGAAATGGAGTCAAACAACGTAAATGCACAATTGCAATTAATGCAAAACGAGTTACAACAACTAAACATCGCTTATGCACAGCAAGCAAATCATCGCTCTAATGTACAAATTGTTCATGTACCAAAATTCAATAAGGTAAATCCACACATATGGTTTGCGCAGCTTGAGCGTTCCTTTCGGCTCAGCAATATTACAGATGACATTGATATGTTTGATTTAGTTACGATAAATTTAGATGAAGATATAATTCTTAGTATTGAGGATCTCGTTTCTGCACCGCCGGATAAAAATCGATATGTAACACGTAAATTGCGTTTACTTGATAAATACTCGGAATCGTCCGAATGCAAACTAAAACGTTTGCTGCAGGGTGGAGCAATATCAGGTATGAAACCAAGTGACATTCTGGCATACATGAAACGATTATCACCAGATCCGGGGTGCGAGCCAGTAATACGTACACTTTTCATGAATCAAATGCCATTATCAATTCGACCGCTACTGTCTGTTTGGCAGGAAAATGATTTGACGCAATTAGCCAATATTGCTGATAAAATGCTGGAATCAGCTGATACGAACGCTGTTTGCGCAGTATCAGATTTGCAACAAACAACTTCCGACTCTGTAGAAGCGCTTTCCCGTACAGCATCAGAGGGTAGTAGAGACAGGATGCAGGAGGTCCTCGAAAATATTAGGAAACTGCAAGCTGATATCAAAAAGCTCAAGGAAGGCACCAGAGGATCGCGTTCACCAATGCGATCTCCTAGACGAAGTGGTAGTACTGAGCGTGTGCAAGGTGGAAAATGCTATTTTCACAAAAAGTTTGGTGCAGATGCGCGTAAATGTCGTCCAGGTTGTAGCAATTGGAATCAGCCAAAATAA